A single region of the Nitrosomonas sp. Is79A3 genome encodes:
- a CDS encoding RimK family protein: MSILIVVSNPHDWPLDIPDVTVVSARVYLTDPAYGGQLRARVFNLCKSYRYQSLGYYVSLLAEARGHKPLPRVNAIEDMQSPSLVRLLTENLDELVQKSLSAIKSDHFELSIYFGHNVAKHYDHLSRQLFNLLQAPLLRAYFDRHGNQWSIRSIKTIATNDIPPQHQDFVVQAATDYFSRHTPWPTKLVTPRYDLAILHDPDNTEPPSNAKAMKHFEKAAENLGMHVELITRTDLGRLPEFDALFIRDTTFVNHYTYRFSRRAVAEGLVVIDDPNSILKCNNKVYLAELLIRHHIPVPKTILVHKDNLEQVIPILALPCVLKQPDSSFSLGVVKVTSEEELRNKVNELLDKSELIVAQEYLPTEFDWRIAILDRRPLFACKYFMAPGHWQIIKHGEQKRDYIEGLTQAISLEETPVKVVKIALKAANLIGDGFYGVDIKQIGKKCYVIEINDNPNVDAGNEDGILKDAVYAQIMEVFLRRIEIRKRGNQR; the protein is encoded by the coding sequence ATGAGTATTCTCATTGTCGTGAGCAACCCGCATGATTGGCCGCTGGATATCCCCGACGTAACAGTGGTATCTGCAAGAGTGTATCTGACTGATCCAGCTTATGGGGGACAGCTCAGGGCGCGCGTGTTCAATTTGTGTAAATCCTATCGCTACCAAAGCCTTGGATATTATGTTTCGCTACTCGCGGAGGCGCGAGGACATAAACCTCTGCCGCGGGTTAATGCCATCGAGGATATGCAATCCCCGAGCTTGGTAAGATTGCTCACTGAGAATCTGGATGAATTAGTACAAAAATCCCTGTCAGCGATCAAATCGGATCACTTCGAACTCAGTATCTATTTTGGTCACAATGTGGCCAAACATTACGATCATCTGAGCCGTCAGTTATTTAACTTGTTGCAGGCTCCTTTGTTGCGCGCTTATTTTGATCGTCACGGCAATCAATGGAGTATTCGTAGCATAAAGACCATCGCCACTAATGATATTCCGCCACAACATCAGGACTTTGTCGTGCAGGCTGCAACGGATTATTTTTCGCGGCATACACCGTGGCCGACCAAACTGGTTACACCACGCTACGACCTGGCTATCCTGCATGACCCGGATAATACCGAGCCGCCATCCAATGCCAAGGCAATGAAACATTTCGAGAAAGCCGCAGAAAACTTGGGAATGCATGTGGAATTGATTACGCGGACTGATCTAGGACGGTTACCGGAATTTGATGCGCTGTTTATTCGCGACACTACATTTGTTAACCATTACACCTATCGTTTCTCGCGGCGCGCGGTTGCAGAAGGGTTGGTGGTAATCGATGATCCGAACTCCATACTGAAATGCAACAACAAGGTTTATTTAGCGGAGTTATTGATCCGGCACCATATCCCCGTGCCTAAAACCATACTGGTACACAAGGACAACCTGGAACAAGTCATTCCCATACTGGCCTTACCCTGTGTGCTCAAGCAGCCGGATAGCTCATTCTCGCTGGGCGTCGTCAAAGTTACTTCAGAAGAAGAGTTGCGAAACAAAGTGAACGAACTGCTGGATAAGTCTGAGCTGATTGTTGCACAGGAATATTTACCGACTGAGTTTGATTGGCGAATAGCCATCCTCGACCGCCGTCCATTATTCGCCTGCAAATACTTCATGGCACCCGGGCACTGGCAAATTATCAAACATGGTGAGCAAAAACGCGATTATATCGAAGGGCTCACGCAGGCCATATCACTGGAAGAAACGCCAGTCAAGGTAGTAAAAATTGCGCTCAAGGCAGCCAATCTGATCGGCGATGGTTTTTATGGGGTGGATATCAAACAGATTGGCAAGAAATGTTATGTTATCGAAATCAATGACAACCCTAATGTAGATGCCGGCAATGAAGACGGCATACTCAAAGATGCTGTGTATGCGCAAATCATGGAAGTGTTCTTACGCCGGATAGAAATCCGTAAACGGGGTAATCAGCGGTGA
- a CDS encoding DsrE family protein gives MHYVISTTWGPTDVTRAALPFVFASSALQAGDTVMIMLFHDAVTIALDGAHQKMIPFGPPSKFSEIFSSPNAKVLVCKPCAETRSIREDMLVKNASFGGMNDLHQHASRPDAKFISF, from the coding sequence ATGCATTACGTTATTTCTACAACCTGGGGTCCAACAGATGTCACACGGGCTGCGTTACCGTTTGTTTTTGCGTCCTCGGCCCTGCAAGCAGGAGACACGGTAATGATTATGCTGTTTCATGATGCAGTAACTATCGCTCTCGATGGAGCCCATCAAAAAATGATTCCTTTTGGCCCGCCTTCAAAATTTTCTGAAATATTTTCCAGTCCCAACGCTAAGGTTCTTGTATGTAAACCCTGTGCTGAGACGCGTTCCATCAGGGAAGATATGCTGGTAAAGAACGCTTCATTTGGAGGCATGAACGACTTGCATCAGCATGCATCCCGGCCAGATGCGAAATTCATCAGTTTCTAG
- a CDS encoding glutamate-cysteine ligase family protein: MNAPLPAFTGYGIELEYMIVGRKNLSIMPIADKLLHKLSGKFVSEVTHGRLAWSNEIVLHLIELKNLNPEPVIESLPDLFQSEIQRINSELEPLGARLMPSAMHPWMNPRHETQLWPYDNAEIYRTYDRIFDCKRHGWANLQSMHLNLPFADNQEFSRLHAAIRLVLPILPALAASSPIAEGRQAGFLDFRMENYLTHQMKIPSTMGKVIPDTITSHAAYETQILAPMYRESAQLDLEGVLQHEWLNVRGAAARFIRHAIEIRVIDVQECPYADLAIAAAVRDVVHALYDQQTAPQAEQQAISTDALVNILRDCIRHAEQTIITDREYLELMGFPAPRCEARELWQHLIASMKPKQTTQSEIWQEALTTLLEQGPLARRILQAVNQDFSPARLETVYRELCDCLAEGRMFSGISKK; this comes from the coding sequence GTGAATGCTCCGCTGCCAGCTTTTACCGGTTACGGTATTGAATTGGAGTACATGATTGTCGGCCGCAAGAATCTTTCAATTATGCCCATTGCAGATAAGCTGTTGCACAAACTCTCGGGCAAGTTTGTTTCTGAAGTCACGCATGGCCGGCTTGCCTGGTCCAATGAGATCGTGCTGCATCTGATTGAGTTAAAGAATTTAAACCCGGAGCCTGTCATTGAATCGCTTCCGGATCTATTCCAGAGCGAAATTCAGCGCATCAATAGTGAACTCGAGCCCTTGGGCGCAAGGCTGATGCCTTCCGCCATGCATCCCTGGATGAATCCCCGTCATGAAACCCAGCTATGGCCGTACGACAATGCAGAAATCTACCGTACCTATGATCGTATTTTTGATTGCAAGCGCCACGGCTGGGCGAATCTGCAAAGCATGCATCTTAACTTGCCGTTTGCTGATAATCAGGAATTTTCCCGCTTGCACGCAGCTATCCGGTTAGTGCTGCCCATCCTTCCTGCGCTGGCAGCAAGTTCACCGATTGCTGAAGGCCGTCAGGCCGGATTTCTGGATTTCCGCATGGAAAATTATCTGACACATCAAATGAAAATCCCCTCGACGATGGGGAAAGTGATACCCGACACGATTACGAGCCATGCCGCATATGAAACACAGATTCTGGCGCCGATGTACCGTGAGAGCGCACAACTGGATTTAGAGGGGGTATTGCAACACGAATGGCTCAATGTCCGTGGCGCAGCGGCGCGCTTTATCCGGCATGCCATTGAAATCCGTGTGATCGACGTGCAGGAATGTCCATATGCCGATCTGGCTATAGCCGCTGCCGTGCGTGACGTTGTGCACGCGTTGTATGATCAGCAAACCGCACCGCAAGCTGAGCAACAGGCAATCAGCACGGATGCGCTGGTCAACATCCTGCGTGATTGTATCCGGCATGCTGAACAAACGATCATAACCGATCGAGAATATTTGGAATTAATGGGTTTTCCTGCGCCGCGCTGTGAGGCGCGAGAACTCTGGCAACATCTCATCGCTTCAATGAAACCCAAGCAAACAACACAATCAGAAATCTGGCAAGAAGCGCTTACTACCCTACTGGAACAGGGTCCGCTCGCACGCCGGATCTTACAAGCAGTTAACCAGGATTTTAGTCCAGCGCGGCTGGAAACGGTTTACCGCGAGCTGTGTGATTGCTTAGCGGAAGGACGCATGTTTTCTGGAATTTCCAAAAAATAA
- the msrB gene encoding peptide-methionine (R)-S-oxide reductase MsrB: protein MKRRTLLKSLAMVAVFPLIPACLRENVIGDVPNPVTPLNKPHEAWRGLVSPKAYKILFEEETERPESSNLVYEDREGTFICAACYLPLFESTAKYESGTGWPSFTHPIAGHITTKLDFKMIKPRTEYHCVRCGGHQGHVFNDGPPPRGERWCNNGTALKFVPKDEQLPTLRS from the coding sequence ATGAAACGACGCACTTTGTTAAAAAGCCTCGCCATGGTGGCCGTGTTTCCGCTGATTCCCGCCTGCTTGCGTGAAAATGTAATTGGAGATGTGCCCAATCCGGTTACACCCTTAAACAAACCCCACGAAGCATGGCGCGGGTTAGTCTCGCCCAAAGCTTACAAGATCTTGTTTGAAGAAGAAACCGAACGCCCGGAATCCAGCAATCTGGTGTATGAGGATCGTGAAGGCACCTTTATTTGCGCCGCCTGTTATCTGCCGTTATTTGAAAGCACGGCTAAATATGAAAGCGGTACAGGCTGGCCAAGTTTTACCCACCCCATCGCTGGACACATAACGACCAAGCTTGATTTCAAGATGATCAAGCCGCGCACGGAATACCATTGCGTGCGCTGCGGGGGTCATCAAGGCCACGTATTTAATGATGGTCCGCCGCCGCGTGGAGAACGCTGGTGCAACAACGGCACTGCACTGAAGTTTGTGCCCAAAGACGAACAACTGCCAACGCTCAGGAGCTGA
- a CDS encoding IS630 family transposase — MEKIDARTLKDEALHERRRQVIRLHKRGGKPGQIAQVTELSDTAVKKIIRLYEEGGAAGLKPGRRGRRTGDKRSLSEEQELRLQRLICDKRPEQLKMDFALWNRGAIRQLIEQECGISMPIRTVGHYLKRWGFTPQKPIRRAYEQRPEAVKQWLNEQYPDIAKRARTEGGEIHWGDETGLVNTDVRGRGFAPKGKTPVTYAPGTRQRLSMIATVTNKGCARWQIIDGNFNSDRLIEFLELLIKDAGKKVFLILDNLRVHHSKPVKAWLEENKEKIECFYLPSYSPELNPEERLNSDLKQAIGSKVPVRTKEKLHAAVDDHMLMLQNNPERVASYFQDPYVKYAA, encoded by the coding sequence ATGGAAAAAATAGATGCAAGAACCTTAAAAGATGAAGCGCTGCATGAACGTCGCCGGCAAGTGATTCGTCTTCACAAGCGAGGCGGCAAACCTGGGCAAATAGCGCAGGTTACGGAGCTGAGCGACACGGCTGTGAAGAAGATTATTCGACTTTATGAAGAAGGTGGTGCAGCTGGACTAAAGCCTGGTAGACGCGGCCGACGTACGGGTGACAAACGCAGCCTAAGCGAAGAGCAGGAGTTGAGATTGCAACGGCTTATTTGTGATAAGCGTCCTGAGCAACTGAAGATGGATTTTGCGTTGTGGAATCGTGGGGCGATAAGACAGTTAATTGAGCAGGAATGTGGCATATCCATGCCGATACGCACGGTGGGACACTACCTCAAGCGTTGGGGATTTACCCCGCAGAAGCCGATCCGACGTGCTTATGAACAACGCCCGGAGGCGGTAAAGCAATGGCTCAATGAGCAATATCCGGATATTGCCAAGCGCGCTCGAACTGAAGGCGGGGAGATTCACTGGGGTGATGAGACAGGATTAGTCAATACGGATGTGCGAGGACGTGGCTTTGCACCCAAGGGAAAAACACCCGTGACCTACGCTCCTGGCACGCGGCAACGGCTGTCAATGATTGCCACTGTAACCAACAAAGGCTGTGCACGCTGGCAGATTATTGATGGAAATTTCAATTCAGATAGACTCATTGAATTTCTCGAACTACTGATCAAGGATGCAGGGAAGAAAGTGTTCTTGATCCTGGATAATTTGAGAGTGCACCACAGCAAACCAGTGAAGGCTTGGCTGGAAGAAAATAAGGAAAAGATCGAATGCTTTTATTTACCCAGCTACAGTCCGGAATTAAATCCAGAAGAAAGATTAAACTCAGATTTGAAGCAGGCTATCGGTTCGAAAGTTCCGGTGCGTACCAAGGAGAAATTACATGCCGCTGTCGATGATCATATGTTGATGCTGCAGAATAATCCAGAGCGCGTTGCTTCTTACTTCCAAGATCCGTACGTAAAATATGCCGCTTAA
- a CDS encoding IS1595-like element ISNtsp4 family transposase has translation MKAAEFKDWIKSIERMSRGQRDKLRERLERKAGADTIIELIEQGQNEERICPYCQGTKLYRWGKASELQRYRCRHCNHTFNALTGTALARLRHKDKWFDYEQAMVQGVSVRKAAVSCGVTTNTSFKWRHRFLRTPALHQSPKMNGIVEADEMYFLESFKGQHHLPRAARKRGGKAAKRGTSKEQIPVLVVRDRYGETDDRILHDTSAEQIGTVLIPLLSKDVILCTDGMPAYRQITRNARIVHRPVNIAAGQRVINDVYHIQNVNAYGSRLRQWMAKFHGVATRYLASYLGWHRMIDRLGQNVTPTLCFLMSLGKTRQFQQLITT, from the coding sequence ATGAAAGCAGCTGAATTCAAAGATTGGATAAAATCGATTGAGAGGATGAGCCGCGGTCAGCGAGACAAGCTTCGAGAAAGATTAGAAAGAAAAGCCGGTGCTGATACGATCATAGAATTGATTGAGCAAGGGCAGAATGAAGAACGAATTTGTCCCTATTGTCAGGGAACAAAGCTGTATCGGTGGGGTAAAGCCAGTGAGTTACAACGCTACCGATGCCGCCACTGCAATCACACATTTAATGCCCTGACAGGCACGGCATTGGCCCGATTACGCCACAAAGACAAATGGTTTGATTATGAGCAAGCGATGGTTCAAGGGGTAAGTGTACGTAAAGCAGCGGTCAGCTGCGGAGTAACCACGAACACGAGCTTTAAATGGCGTCACCGTTTTTTGCGAACGCCTGCACTCCATCAATCTCCCAAAATGAATGGCATTGTTGAAGCTGACGAAATGTATTTTCTGGAATCTTTTAAGGGACAACATCATTTACCGAGAGCCGCACGCAAACGAGGCGGCAAAGCTGCCAAGCGCGGCACATCAAAAGAACAGATACCTGTGCTAGTGGTGCGCGATCGTTATGGTGAAACTGATGACCGTATACTGCATGACACAAGCGCAGAGCAAATCGGAACAGTGCTTATCCCTTTGTTAAGCAAAGATGTCATTCTCTGCACAGATGGAATGCCCGCCTACAGACAGATCACCAGGAATGCAAGAATTGTTCATCGTCCAGTCAACATTGCTGCAGGTCAACGAGTTATCAACGATGTTTACCACATTCAGAATGTTAATGCTTATGGCAGCCGACTCAGACAATGGATGGCGAAGTTCCATGGTGTGGCAACACGCTATCTTGCAAGTTATCTGGGGTGGCATAGAATGATTGACCGTCTCGGTCAGAACGTTACACCAACCCTTTGTTTCCTAATGTCACTTGGGAAAACAAGACAATTTCAACAGTTAATTACTACATAG
- a CDS encoding N-formylglutamate amidohydrolase, with translation MATHFVISCEHGGNRIPHTYLSIFRGFESLLHSHRGYDFGALRMAREMARKLDASLFAATTSRLLVDLNRSIAHPNLFSEITRCLPNDTRREILARYYLPYRNRVELAIAETIRHGNRVIHISSHSFTPELDGQARKADIGLLYDPSRPAERALCQRWQAALKTKAPGLTVRRNYPYTGKADGFTTYLRRRFPADVYAGIELEINQKYVLSDGTEWLALRHSVLEALDEIARIKN, from the coding sequence GTGGCCACACATTTTGTCATTAGTTGTGAGCACGGAGGGAATCGAATACCACATACCTATCTATCTATCTTTCGCGGATTTGAATCCTTGCTGCACAGTCATCGCGGCTATGACTTCGGCGCATTACGCATGGCCAGGGAAATGGCCCGGAAGCTCGATGCTTCCTTGTTCGCCGCTACCACAAGCCGTTTATTGGTTGATCTAAACCGCTCCATTGCGCATCCAAACCTATTCTCCGAAATAACTCGCTGCCTGCCGAATGACACGCGGCGAGAGATTCTGGCACGATACTATCTGCCTTACCGCAATCGGGTCGAGCTGGCGATTGCTGAAACGATCCGGCACGGAAACCGGGTCATCCATATCTCTTCACACAGTTTCACGCCGGAACTTGATGGGCAAGCACGTAAGGCCGATATCGGCTTGCTGTATGATCCATCACGACCCGCTGAACGAGCGCTATGCCAGCGCTGGCAAGCAGCCCTCAAAACAAAAGCGCCTGGTTTGACGGTGCGGCGCAATTATCCTTATACCGGTAAAGCGGATGGATTCACGACTTACTTGCGCCGCCGGTTTCCAGCGGACGTGTATGCAGGGATCGAGTTAGAGATTAACCAGAAATATGTTCTCAGTGACGGAACTGAATGGCTAGCACTGCGTCATTCAGTATTGGAAGCACTGGATGAGATAGCTCGAATAAAAAACTGA
- a CDS encoding EAL domain-containing protein has protein sequence MSKKEKSKSSESINITNNSTSAEYTRHTKNTSEDTLPVVGIASSAGGVSALKSFFMHAPPKTGMAFVVIQHLESTFESKLVELLQPGTQMKVIQADNRMEINSNCIYVMPSDRDLTIKDGILYLVSRPSQHKLHLPADLFFQALAEDKGESAIGVILSGMGSDGTLGLKAIKKNNGWTFVQDPISCEFDSMPRNAIDAGYVDDVGLVEELPGMIISRLKHYQLNKPDQNGLDTSKHSSALNKILHLIYERTGHEFSQYKKSTLYRRIERRVKECKINSMAAYAQYLHENYQEVDILFKELLINVTYFFRDPDVWQYLEEEALPPLLRKHPKGTVLRAWIPACSTGEEAYSLAILFKEAINRTKLKNAVLLQIFATDLDAEALNKARKGFYPLTIAENISSARLKRFFIKNKNGYQIKDEVRELVIFAEHNITKEAPFSKLDLLSCRNLLIYLNRELQENLLPMFHYALNPEGILLLGTAETIGRYNDLFHPIDIKLPIYKRTDSSLQSVYLHFPNIKDAYLETIRNKKIFSNKNVKLSPLLDESQSDDYTPLSLLINKKGEIVYSIKNSNIHSGLNENSALENLSDVTTLESLMTELQISREELHAVHEEMQTSQEELRSGNEELRATNEDLHHANENLQLTNQELVDFKKKLLDTNERLKSTNTELVTYIKAIGELALVSVADRTGKITEANARFCEISEYSKEELIGQNHSILKSGTHSKAFFVELWKTIAGGNIWHKEICNRTKSGKLYWVDSVIVPLKDTEGRVERYISIRVDISKRKQKELQLVEQLKEKSCLYAIHRDMVLETSLQKLCSQIIKHLTLAMRFPEIAVCSIKLFQEFFTSDNYQSDLSNYISTKIKVSGNVCGRLSVFYTEDKPFILPDEQNLINFIAEDLGIWFERRNHEQHINHMASHDVLTGLPNRLLLQDRITKALEFNQRHHGMIAVLFIDLDNFKNINDTFGHNLGDLLLKKVAERLSASIRSEDTVARQGGDEFIVVLPYLIETNVVDFVAQKILNQLSEPYFVNEHEFYITCSIGIALYPEHGKEADILLKHSDTAMYHAKSAGRNSFRYFSEEMNLQAIENHRLTNYLHSAIKGNQLQLFFQPIVDVKNTIISLEILLRWQHAVEGWISPSKFIPLAEESGLILPLGEWIIKSACLQIKTWENDGFDVPRISINLSAKQFQHKSFFPNIQRILNETDVTAHHLILEITESLLMKDNDNVIKTLNQLSNLGFMIAIDDFGTGYSSLSYLKHYPINKLKIDRSFVSDITTDENDAAIVIATIGMAHSLGIEVIAEGVETAAQLAFLNERGCDLFQGFYFCKPVPASEIVNLLRTKEHSSIY, from the coding sequence ATGTCTAAGAAAGAAAAATCAAAATCATCTGAATCGATAAATATTACTAATAATTCAACTAGCGCCGAATATACCCGACATACTAAGAATACTTCTGAAGATACCCTTCCAGTTGTTGGTATTGCGTCGTCGGCGGGAGGGGTCTCGGCACTAAAGAGTTTTTTTATGCATGCGCCACCCAAAACAGGCATGGCGTTTGTTGTTATACAACATCTGGAGTCAACTTTTGAGAGCAAGCTCGTTGAGCTACTGCAACCGGGCACTCAAATGAAAGTTATCCAAGCGGATAACAGGATGGAAATCAATTCCAATTGTATTTACGTCATGCCATCCGATCGCGATCTTACAATCAAAGATGGAATTCTGTATCTGGTTAGTCGACCCTCTCAGCACAAACTGCATTTACCTGCTGATTTGTTTTTTCAAGCACTCGCAGAAGATAAGGGAGAATCGGCAATCGGCGTTATCCTCTCAGGCATGGGTTCTGATGGCACACTGGGTCTAAAAGCCATAAAGAAAAATAATGGTTGGACCTTTGTACAAGATCCAATTTCTTGTGAATTTGACAGTATGCCAAGAAACGCCATTGATGCGGGCTATGTAGACGATGTTGGTCTGGTTGAAGAACTACCAGGAATGATTATATCCAGATTAAAACACTATCAGCTAAATAAGCCCGATCAGAACGGTTTAGACACCAGTAAACATTCAAGTGCTTTAAACAAAATTTTGCATTTGATATATGAGCGAACCGGTCACGAGTTTTCCCAATATAAAAAAAGCACTTTATATCGTCGCATCGAGCGTCGCGTAAAAGAATGCAAAATTAATAGTATGGCTGCCTATGCGCAGTATCTGCATGAAAATTATCAAGAAGTAGATATTCTATTCAAGGAGCTATTAATCAATGTCACATACTTCTTTCGTGACCCCGATGTATGGCAATATTTAGAAGAAGAAGCGCTCCCGCCGTTACTTAGAAAACATCCCAAAGGGACAGTATTACGCGCGTGGATTCCTGCCTGTTCTACCGGAGAAGAGGCTTATAGCCTGGCAATACTATTTAAAGAAGCAATTAACCGGACAAAACTGAAAAACGCAGTTTTGCTACAAATTTTTGCTACTGATTTGGATGCAGAAGCACTTAATAAAGCGCGCAAAGGATTCTATCCGCTCACTATTGCTGAGAATATTTCATCAGCACGTCTTAAGCGCTTCTTTATCAAAAACAAAAACGGCTATCAAATCAAAGATGAAGTCAGAGAATTGGTAATATTCGCAGAACATAATATTACAAAAGAGGCTCCCTTTTCTAAACTGGATTTACTTTCATGTCGTAACCTGTTGATTTATCTAAACCGGGAATTACAAGAAAATCTCCTGCCAATGTTTCACTACGCACTGAATCCTGAAGGGATTTTGTTGCTTGGAACCGCTGAAACGATAGGCCGATATAATGATTTATTTCATCCAATCGATATTAAATTGCCGATTTACAAACGCACTGACAGCAGCTTGCAATCAGTATATTTGCATTTCCCGAATATAAAGGACGCTTATTTAGAAACAATAAGAAATAAGAAAATTTTCTCAAATAAGAATGTCAAGCTATCGCCATTGTTAGACGAATCCCAATCGGACGATTACACCCCACTGTCTTTACTGATAAATAAAAAGGGGGAGATTGTGTACTCCATCAAGAATTCCAATATTCACTCCGGCTTAAATGAAAACAGTGCCTTAGAAAATTTATCCGATGTGACTACTCTGGAGTCATTGATGACGGAACTACAAATTTCACGCGAGGAACTTCATGCCGTCCATGAAGAGATGCAAACATCACAGGAAGAGCTTAGATCGGGCAATGAAGAACTGCGTGCTACTAATGAGGATTTACACCATGCCAATGAAAATTTACAGCTTACTAACCAAGAATTGGTTGATTTTAAGAAGAAGTTGCTCGATACCAATGAACGATTGAAGTCGACCAATACAGAACTGGTCACCTACATTAAGGCAATCGGTGAACTTGCACTGGTATCTGTAGCAGATCGTACAGGTAAAATCACGGAAGCCAATGCAAGATTCTGCGAGATCAGCGAATATAGCAAAGAAGAATTAATCGGTCAGAACCACAGCATTCTCAAATCGGGAACGCACTCCAAGGCTTTTTTTGTAGAGCTGTGGAAAACCATTGCAGGCGGGAACATCTGGCACAAGGAAATATGCAATCGCACAAAGAGTGGCAAACTATACTGGGTAGACTCGGTAATTGTGCCCCTCAAGGATACTGAAGGGCGAGTTGAACGCTATATATCCATCCGGGTTGATATCAGCAAACGTAAGCAAAAGGAGTTGCAACTCGTGGAGCAGCTCAAAGAAAAAAGCTGCCTCTATGCAATTCACCGTGATATGGTGCTAGAAACTTCGTTACAAAAACTGTGTAGCCAGATTATTAAGCACCTGACGTTAGCAATGCGCTTTCCGGAAATCGCTGTTTGCAGCATCAAATTGTTCCAAGAATTTTTTACCTCTGATAATTATCAGAGTGATCTTTCAAACTATATCTCCACAAAAATCAAAGTGAGCGGAAATGTCTGCGGTCGATTAAGCGTTTTCTACACCGAAGACAAACCTTTCATTTTGCCTGATGAACAAAATCTCATCAATTTCATCGCTGAAGATCTGGGCATATGGTTTGAACGTAGAAATCATGAGCAACATATCAATCACATGGCGAGTCATGATGTATTAACCGGTTTGCCCAACCGGCTTTTACTTCAGGACCGGATCACCAAAGCATTGGAATTTAATCAACGTCATCATGGCATGATCGCTGTTTTATTCATTGATCTGGATAATTTTAAAAATATCAATGATACATTTGGCCATAATTTGGGAGATCTTTTACTTAAAAAGGTTGCAGAGAGACTCTCTGCCAGTATACGTAGCGAAGATACTGTAGCACGTCAGGGAGGTGACGAATTCATCGTTGTGTTGCCTTATCTAATCGAAACTAACGTTGTTGACTTTGTAGCACAGAAGATATTGAATCAACTGTCAGAACCTTATTTCGTCAATGAGCATGAATTCTATATCACCTGCAGTATTGGTATTGCTTTGTATCCAGAGCATGGCAAAGAAGCAGATATACTTCTAAAACACAGCGACACAGCGATGTATCATGCAAAATCAGCCGGCCGCAACAGTTTCCGCTATTTCTCCGAGGAAATGAATCTCCAAGCGATAGAAAATCATAGACTCACCAATTACTTACACTCTGCAATCAAAGGAAATCAGCTACAGTTATTTTTCCAGCCAATCGTTGATGTCAAAAACACTATCATTAGCTTGGAGATACTACTACGTTGGCAGCATGCTGTAGAAGGATGGATTTCCCCCTCCAAATTTATTCCACTCGCTGAAGAATCCGGATTGATTTTGCCGCTAGGGGAATGGATTATTAAATCAGCATGCCTACAAATCAAAACATGGGAAAATGATGGCTTCGACGTACCGAGAATATCAATAAATCTCTCGGCGAAGCAATTCCAGCATAAATCCTTTTTCCCGAATATTCAACGTATCTTGAATGAAACTGACGTAACTGCACATCACTTAATTTTAGAAATCACAGAGAGTTTGCTGATGAAAGATAATGATAATGTGATAAAAACGCTGAATCAGTTAAGTAATTTGGGATTCATGATTGCAATTGATGACTTTGGTACAGGCTATTCAAGCTTATCTTATCTCAAACATTATCCAATCAATAAGCTTAAAATTGACCGCTCTTTTGTGAGCGATATTACAACCGATGAGAACGATGCTGCTATCGTAATCGCGACGATAGGAATGGCACATAGCTTAGGTATAGAAGTAATTGCAGAAGGCGTAGAAACCGCAGCACAGTTGGCATTTCTGAATGAGAGAGGTTGTGACTTATTTCAAGGATTTTATTTTTGTAAGCCTGTGCCTGCTTCAGAAATCGTAAATTTACTGCGTACAAAAGAACACAGCTCAATTTATTAA